The genomic DNA TATTAACTTGCTCGCCAGTTTTGGCATTTAGGaacaggttttgtacatgtaaatagcacatgagaatatgtggtgtgagtgtatgtttagcatgttaagggacttaaacagagggctgtgtgttgtctgaagacaaatTTAGTTATAGtctgtgtatgtctgtctgtgcctatgtctatctgtctgtctgtctgtctgtctgtctgtctgtctgtctgtctgtctgtctgtctgtctgtctgtctgtctgtctgtctatctgtatctgctgtctgtgtctgtctgtattttttttttaaatttggccccgaggggcgagtttattgggcagcgccactcatcctgtgagtggacacaccaccatagcagcatgtacaacactcccaaataggaagaaaacccgctaggttgttcatcctgtcacttgtcagagtaaatgagacaaatgtatgtgaatgcatgtgtgtgtgtatatatgtatgtatgtgtgtgtgtatatatatgtatgggtataaagtatatatggaagctgatcagaattacatttcacctttgtgaatgtacattaatgacactatgtaaaagacacatcaaacactttatgtagagcatacgtaaatctgtgtatctatgtatttacgtatgtaggttagcttagcattttaaaagcaccgaatcaccttctgtggttgagtgttcaataaacccttgaactatatgtttaacacttctctaaccctgtccatggaggacagaagaaaatgtatatatgctggttagcattgtaaatgtgtggccacgtttgtggtaaaaaaaaaaaaaaaaaacttgtacccagacactgctgggacttgcttaactgtctcaagtgaacagctcctcaaactagaagattaacatctgtcaacccatgaaaacttacgttatcttgcgggtgcaaaatgggggaatcatttaagaacagtatcaatatttgacaaatagtgttttcctaactcaaacaatgtggggtttattattctacacatagttctgatttctctcaggtgttcacattcacgtagatagtggtcaaggcgatgtccatcactctcaccacagattctgcaattcCGCTGATTAACTGTTTTGGCTAGGATTTAGTGGGCATTGACCCTCATATTGGGTCAAGTAGACCCTTATATTGCTTACCTGTTACCTGACCTTCATTAATACTGTCATAATATGACAGAACATCCAGCAGAAGACTGGGAAATGGGAGACCTCATAGCATTTGCCAAATGTCCATCCCAACTAACCGTGTGAGAAGTCATGTCCGTATCAACATATCCAGGATGACAGCTGTTCACCACCAAATCAGGACGAGAGTCGACATCAAAGGTTCGTTGCTGAATACGTGTCAGAGCTGATACCCCCACTTTGCTTACTACATAGGTGCTGCTGGGCCATCCAGCTTCTTTATATGTTCCATCCTTAGCCTTTCTGCAGTGAATTGACATAAAATTACAAGATGAGTTTTTTtgcaatatatataaatctagtgttgaatgtaatgaagtggCTCTTTCTGGCTTGCTCCTCAGTAGCTAGCTACCCAACTGGTTAGCTTTCGTGATCCGGAAAATTTCTTCagcaggtcagatgtaacacaaacatggagcaacggtttcaagctcaacaagccacaatgttggactgagaacaggtgatgctttttcacccacagagttagaaacccatggaaccacttacccgccgaagctgtaaatgccaaatcTCTTTTGGgttttaaaatccaactggaaaagatcatcaaggcaaatgtggggaccttcgacaagccaccggcttcctgtcctcgtcgaggccactagtgttaatggccctcaggtaaattcgaaCCTATCAAGCCCCACCAGGCTCTTGTAGGTTATTAAAGCCTAGGGTTATTTAAATATGAGTAATGTACAATTGTACATTACTCCTATGTTCTTTATACACATATTTCTTTGAGtacaaatttgaatttgaatttgaattgagTACTAGAATTGGGGGAGTGGGtaacacaagatacagtgtgagtgcaGCATAAGGTAGGAAACTACGAAaaagaaattaggtactttttggttttacttttgaatagggCATAGGTTGGATAATTTgctaattcattagggagtgaattccatactgggtccttttatttgcatggagtgtttgcacatatttagtttgactctgaggatatcaaagatatatttatttctggtgatgGGTTCTATTATACCAATTAACGAAGAGTTTTCTAAGTTGAGCCAGACTCAGTTTCGTGGGTTTTGGCATTTGAGTAGGGTTCTGGCGGCATGATATTTGGTGAATCTTTCAAAAGCTCACCGGTTTTGTGTGGCATTGGACTGATTAACCCAATACTTATCACCCATCTTTTAGAAATAactggctgctgctgctctgctCCTGTCAAATCCCTGTATTTTGTTCTGTGTTACAATAGGACGTCAACACAGAAGAAGAACCTCTGTGTAGAGGTTCTGTCGAGGAACCTCGACACAGAGGTTCCTGAGGACTCTGTTGCGCAGGTTTTATCTACTGTGACTTTTTCATCCCACCCAATTGACCATCTGTTGTCTTCTTGAAGGTTTTGCCCCCACTCAGAAAGGGTCTGGTGGAGTCTTGCCTGCCTGCTGGTCGAGGTAGGTAATCAGAAGGTCTGTTTCCCATGTTGATGTGCCTCCTGTTGCGAATTCCTATTCTGCTCGACAGCACTACTACGGTTTATGGAAAGTTGGTTCTCTAATGGTTCATGCTGGTCCTTTCAAGGTTCGCCTCTTTGATGccactgtggaggtggtggtggaggtggagggggggggggggggggttggcttgTTTTGCCAACTCCTGGTCCGACGATTTATGAACTTTTTGCGTCCTTTCCCGCTGCCTGTGGTGGAGTTGGTCAGTCCCTTCCTCGTCCTAGGGGTCGGTGTAACAATAAGGATTCGTCCCTTAAACTATATCGGGTCATTGCGGGTTGGCAAAAGTCGACCGAGATAGAGGTGACCTTGTACCGTCAGTGTATGTCCCGGCCCCAAAGTGGGATTGGGCGGACCAACGGCACAGCCTCAATCTTTGGAAATTGACCAGCTACGATTGATTCAGATTCCTCCAGTCATTGAACGAGTTGCTGTTACCCATTTTTACCCATTTACTCGTTGGTTACCCATTTTCTGTATTTTTTATATTTCTCTAGACTCCTTTATATGTGGCTTATTTTCCCATTTTTTATTGTTGTTTTTTTACTTTTTTCCGTTGCTGTTGTTTGTTTTAGGTCTCCCTACCTTTCTGGCGGCTCTTTCCTTCAGTGAGAGTGATCTTGAATCCTCTGGTCCATGAGCctcagtgaagggggggggggactccagTAGACATTTAAAGACCTGCATGGACCGTATGTGACTGGAACTGAGTAGAGCCAACCAGGATGTAACAAAGACCACACACTGAacactctctgaacctatttcaGTGTTGTATTTAAATAACAATTTTGGAATAAGAAATGTTAAAAAGGTATGTACAAAATTCAAAATTATATACAAAGTAAACTTTAACATCTTAAATTGAAGCAAAAGATTttcatattaaacatataaaaagCTGTTCCATACAGTAGCCTCAGAAACTTAAACACAGAACAAAAAATATTTTCTGCCCAAAAATCTCAATTCTTACTTTATGAACTGATTCATTAATTCACTGAGTTCTCCTTCAGTAAGTGTTGAGGATGACAACTTCTGCCTAAGAGCTGATGCAGCAGGTTCATCTCCATTGATTCTCAAGAGATGACCGGCACTGCTAGACACCATTGACACCCTGGCATGAGGCCGAAGAAGGGGATAGAGTGCCCGACACACTGCAAGTGTGCCAAAATAATTCACCCTTattgtgttctctgcttgttctccaaatGGTTCAGTTGCTGTTGCCTGTTGTAATATAAAAAGAACTAAATATTATGCTTAAAATACACTTACATTATAGATCCTGAACAAATCACAAAAAGTTGAGTGAAAGGGCTGTGAAAGGTCTGGCGCAAATGGAGGGTAAATTCCAGATATTACTGATGAAAGTGAAATTGAAATGTCAATATTGTTCAAAGTTCTAGGGAAGAAGGAATATATGAGTCTAAGACTTCTGAGAAAATTTTAGCACTGTAACCTTAAAATaaacatattaaaaaaataacaattttatttgTGTTTTCTACGTAATCAGAATGTGGAATACATTTCAACAAGCTTTAGAGAAATTGACGTTATATAGTTAATAATGTAATCTTCAAAAATTATTACTAGTTTtatgaaattattatgaaatatcAGTCCCCCTGCCGCAGTGGTAACACACCCCGCACTTCACGAGCGTTTTGACCACTGATAGAGATTACATTTCTGAGCTAGCTTACACATAGTAGATAGAAGGAGAAAATCGATATTTTGGCTTTAGTAAAATTTCAGAGAGTGCACGGGTGTGCACAAAAGTCTATCTCCCTTGATATAGGAGATTGGAGGTCAAAATTAGATGTCTTTAGGAAGCAGAcaccttcagctatccagagaactaaCGATCGTTGCTGTAGCATTTCTGGATAAATAGTTACAGGTTCAGCTTGAATTCTGGTCTAAAGTCGCCTAGCAACAAAAAGGGAGGAGAGAGGGCCGTCGGCCTGTCGCCTGAGGTAAAGGTCGCCGTGACGTCACGTCACCGGCAGGTGGTTGTGATTAGAGGAGGCATCTGTGCCTACCCAATGCTCAAGCCTGATTGGCTGTTCCACACCAAGGGGACACCTGGCCCTAGGCTCCTTCCCGCACTCAGGCGAGTATTCTATGCCCTGACGCTGTCTTAGGTAGACGGGGAGTCCTTTGTTCCGGCCAGATCAGGGGATTATTCCTGTCTACATCATAGTTCAGCCAGCTGAAGTGTATCTCCCACGACCCAACATTATCGTCGCAGAATCCGGTAATCGATGGGTGCTGGTAGATGTCACATAATGAAGATACAAGATGGAAATCTTACCCGTCGCACTTGTCACCCCACAGATGCAACTGGACTGTGTCAAGTAAATCGGTGTTCATCTGCTTCATAGAGAGCGATCCGTACAATATCACTGTGCAAACTGCGTGGAAGGAATCGAGCAATGCGATTCCAAGTGGTTGAAATTCTTTCAGGGATATTCAGTTATTGGGATTTGTGGACTCTGTTTATCTTTCGTCCACTCAGTGATCACCTTGTGCACCCATCCCGTGAGTCCCCCCAAAATATTCCAGCGTGTAttcagtcagccttcagcaaatcACGCTAGTGTGCATACCCGGTGTACATTTGTGAGCCCTCCTGAGTTTATTAGTGCGGGAGCCAGGCGATTTTCGCCCTAGCGTCTCGTGGCTGTGGCCACACagtatgtgtggccacgtctgtggtataaaataataataataataataaaaaaacacacGCTGCCCGAGGCAGGCCCCCAAGCCGCCTCACCCAGCCGCACCTCTCACTTATCCTTGCTCACCTCACTCCGTAACTCCTGTGTCTTCAATCAACAGCGGAGGTCATAGTGAGGGTGAATGCTTATCGAATGTGTGGGAAATACTGGTATAATTAACGTGAGTACTCAAACCATTATTTCTTTGTCTCATTTGTCTTAGTGCCAAATTCCTCATGTTGACCTAGTCAGCCGATCGGTGTTCGTTATTCATAATCCCTCTACGGGAAGGAGTTCGATTCCCCGAGGAAGCACAATACCTATTACAGCTAGTCTGCCTGATTACTGTAACCGGATCTGAAGTGTGTTTGTCATCTTACACTACATTAATTACACATTTAGTGACTCCGTGTTATGTCCATGTCATTCTTCTTTACTTCCAGGGGACATGCAGTAATTAAAAAGTAAgtgttattgtattattattgcaTTGttttggttccaaggggttgtcatagccgggggtggtaatgggggacgagctcccatggcctataaaatgctcctatacggcatgcgtctccaatagcctctgacaaccaactcctggcctgcacgggtggcttagtctttaagtccggcggaactgctgttaccgacaggagaaggggcgagggcgtgtctctggcgccttaaaaccagctgctccgggtagatgggactcgatagcctgggaaggcagcccatctagtggaaggaaaaccctgattttaaacctccgctgacttgcggccataccccttttttgggaaaggcttcaggagtcaacctcgaggaaaaatccggagttggagcccctaaggcagttcgttgttgacgtcgacctcgttctggcagctcctgcgacgttgctggaaccatgtgtattggcatttgcctttctattggataatttcagcaacgtggagaggggggacctgctgcatgggtaacagcttctcctccatatctacctacctacctacctacctacctaagtcATTTATTAGACTTAATTAACTGAGTGctttaatatttctttaggtcttattaattatacgttcataactaaactatttataggtaataatctttagcttaaatttgcctatgtttattaatcaacttttttctttgatttcatttattacctaggttgcttagcctcgccatacttccttactccattgtacccctggctttcccTGTGTCTcgtaatgcaaattattacttagtgtacctgagagtacctgtaagccccttgtaagctacctcatttttctttttttgttcattttgtgtttgttttgtatagtcttgtttatatatttttttctctttCCCCCTTTTATTTCAAATTcctattttgtaattgccattcttgccttgttttccaacaaccagcctttttatgcagacaagtatagacccagaactaaacctcttatccactatctatgacaatcatcacttaaatggtcaaaattgcagatattatacagcacatgatgtaaacaatgtattaacacataatcacaatacctctgtaatcaacttgaacgttagatctctaggtaaacacttctatgatgttagtgccttgattgaaactattgacaacaaattctcttttattatacttactgaaacgtggttgaaagaggatactactcaactctttaacatgcctaactactcggcaattcacaactgtcgtcaaattcagagaggtggtggtactgctctttactaccaccaagaactaacatcttaaaagtaattagaactagagactgctgtggggagtatatcttcgccggtTTCAGaatcaagggtgctgagtctgtcctgtctgtgggtgcagtctatagaattcttaacacagatgtgtccgaattcaactccaaccttagaaatctaatactagataacagactgaacaaaaaccatctaattatcgcagggtactttaatattgacctctgcgagcctgaacaccctactgctgttagcttcctcaactgtatgaattcctgcttcctcatacccttaatcactagacctactagaatcactgatagtactgccacgactctagatcacatctggaccaacaaaacctctccgcttacttcaggtataattaccgatagcactacagaccattaccccacatttctcttcactaacattaacaaaccacctcttgagtcaagggagttaagttttaggctgcacaatgaaactgctataggcaattttataactgttgctgataatgtcaactgggagtccgagttagataacataggggacatcaacctagcagtgcaatcttttcttcaaaaaactctcagcctttataacacccactgtcctatgcttacgaaacaaggtacaaccaaaaggcttaacaatccttagcttacaaagggaatacttaaatccattaataaaatggtctccgtggtgtagtggtaagacactcgcctggcgttccgcgagcgctatgtcatgggttcgtatcctggccggggaggatttactgggcgcaattccttaactgtagcctctgtttaacgcaacagtaaaatgtgtacttggatgaaaaaacgattcttcgcggcaggggatcgtattccagggaccataggattaaggacctgcccgaaacgctacgcgtactagtggctgtacaagaatgtaacaactcctgtatatatctcaaaaaaaaaaaaaaaacatgaccttgagaagaaatataggttaggaaccgtctccaaagaattctcaaagaattactcattattgttatctaaaataattagacgagccaaaactaaatactacgaagataaatttacccaaacaaagagcaacattaaaaaaacttgaagcacaatttcacaaatattgggatcaaagaagattttaaataacaaaccaacactcctgtccaataacaatggtcagctttaagcctctgattcttctattgagttcaataggttcttctcttccattgggtcatcccttgcaaatgatattccatcttccagtactgatgttcaggactatcttacaggtaactatccacagcctctgtacctaaagcctactaattccactgacgttaatgagataatcctttcccttaaaaacaAGTcttgtgcccttgaggagataccaactttaatttacaaaaaagtctccagatctttagcccctgctattgctttgctcttcaacaagtcacttgaactccatacctttccagatattctaaaaaaagcgagagtaacccctgtccacaaatgtggtgatctcacagatgttaacaactacagacccatatcaatcctgcctaacttgtcaaaaatatttgaaaaactaatctacaagcagctttactcttatctagccaaacacaatatacttagctcttgtcaatatgacttcagacccaaaaaaaagcactaacgatgcacttattagtatgattaacttgatacatgcagttcttgataaaaatgagttccctgttgggttatttgtggacctgcgtaaggcttttgacactgtcaaccaccaaaaccttcttcttaaattacatcactatttagtcagaggacactccctgcaatacctcaaatcttaccttactgaca from Procambarus clarkii isolate CNS0578487 chromosome 32, FALCON_Pclarkii_2.0, whole genome shotgun sequence includes the following:
- the LOC123751508 gene encoding carbonyl reductase [NADPH] 3 isoform X2 encodes the protein MASPRVAVVTGANKGIGFGVVKELCAKFDGIVYLTAREEGRGNAAVKELSKLGLTARFHQLDIDASESIAAFAEYIKKTYGGLDVLVNNAAMAYKATATEPFGEQAENTIRVNYFGTLAVCRALYPLLRPHARVSMVSSSAGHLLRINGDEPAASALRQKLSSSTLTEGELSELMNQFIKKAKDGTYKEAGWPSSTYVVSKVGVSALTRIQQRTFDVDSRPDLVVNSCHPGYVDTDMTSHTGRLTIEQGAVCPSYLALLPPNIKEPRGAFLWYDKQVVDWINGPTPSAF